In a single window of the Arcobacter sp. CECT 8986 genome:
- a CDS encoding MaoC family dehydratase: MSKINLGNFFEDFEIGQKIVHPLPRTITDGDVSFYIALTGSRFALHSSDVLAQKMGYKKKPLDDLLMFHLTFGKSVQDISLNAIANLGYAEVSFPNPVFVGDTVRLETEVIGLKENSNGKSGVVYVHSIGYNQDEQEVLNLKRWVMVHKKNKEQMSGIKQIPTFEKTQPIAKNINIPIQKNIDTAATGGKFFFEDYVAGERLNHPEGITIDDSDHTLATKLYQNNAKVHFDDFMMKSTPMKQRLMYGGHVISIARSISFNGLENAQWIYSINSGAHANPTYAKDTIYAFTEVIETIEHEREDIGLLRLRTIAVKNQKPEEIESPKDEDGKYLKNVVLDLDYTVIIPKRKTKK; encoded by the coding sequence TTGTCTAAGATTAATTTAGGTAATTTTTTTGAAGATTTTGAAATTGGACAAAAAATAGTTCACCCACTTCCAAGAACAATTACAGATGGCGATGTATCTTTTTACATTGCCTTAACTGGAAGTAGATTTGCTTTACATTCATCTGATGTATTAGCACAAAAAATGGGTTATAAAAAGAAACCTCTTGATGATTTATTGATGTTTCATTTAACATTTGGAAAATCAGTTCAAGATATCTCTTTAAATGCAATTGCAAATTTAGGATATGCAGAAGTTAGTTTTCCAAATCCTGTATTTGTAGGTGATACTGTAAGATTAGAAACAGAAGTTATTGGATTAAAAGAGAATTCAAATGGAAAAAGTGGAGTTGTTTATGTTCATTCAATTGGTTATAACCAAGATGAGCAAGAAGTTCTTAACTTAAAAAGATGGGTTATGGTACACAAAAAGAATAAAGAACAAATGAGTGGAATAAAACAAATTCCTACATTTGAAAAAACTCAACCAATTGCAAAAAATATCAATATTCCAATTCAAAAAAATATTGATACAGCTGCAACTGGTGGGAAATTCTTTTTTGAAGATTATGTTGCAGGTGAAAGATTAAATCATCCAGAAGGAATTACTATTGATGATAGTGACCATACATTAGCAACAAAACTATATCAAAATAACGCAAAAGTACATTTTGATGATTTTATGATGAAAAGTACACCAATGAAACAAAGATTAATGTATGGTGGACATGTTATTTCAATTGCAAGAAGTATCTCTTTTAATGGATTAGAAAATGCTCAATGGATTTACTCTATTAACAGTGGAGCACATGCAAATCCAACTTATGCAAAAGATACAATTTATGCTTTTACAGAAGTAATTGAAACAATAGAGCATGAAAGAGAAGATATAGGTTTATTAAGATTAAGAACAATTGCTGTTAAAAATCAAAAACCAGAAGAGATTGAATCACCAAAAGATGAAGATGGTAAGTACTTAAAAAATGTAGTACTTGATTTAGATTACACTGTAATCATTCCTAAAAGAAAGACAAAAAAATAA